In Candidatus Delongbacteria bacterium, the genomic window GGTGCTGCTCTCCTATTCGGTGGCGGCCTGGCTGCTCTATCTGCTCGTGGGCATGCTGCTGCCCAGCCTGCTGGTCCGGGGCAGTCCGCTGACCCTGATCGGCGGCCTGGTGCTGGCCCTGCCCGCGCCCCTGCTGCTCTTCAAGCGCTCGCGGACGCGCCACCCCAATCGGCTGGCCCAGGCCTGGGAGGCGCTGGACCGTCGCGATCCCGCCGGCCTGGCGGCTTTCCACGAACTGCTGCAGCAGCAAACCGGCCTGACGCGGACCGCCCGCACCGGCTGGGAGGAGCGGCTGCTGGACGCTTGGCGCGCGGCGCCGGCGCCGCTGGACGACGGCGCAGCCGCCAGCCTGCGTGATCTGCTCTTCATCCAGGAGCGACTGGGACCGGAAGCGCGGGAGCTGCTGCTGCGCCTGAGCGGCACGGCTGTGGCGCCGCTGGATCTGCTGCGGCTCTGGAACCGCGCCGAGGCCGGCGGACTGGCCCCGGACCCCCGCGCCCTGGCCGAGGCCTGCCGGGCCTTCGGGCCGGGCGCACTGCCCCGCGGCCTGCGAAGCGTCAAGGCCCTGCTGTTCCGACTGGTGCGCGACAACCATCCGGAGGGCCGGGCCCTGCTGGTGGCCCTGCTGGAGGCCGGCCGGTTGCGCGGGCGCGATCTGCCGCCCGACCTGAAACCCGTCTTCGCCCACCTGGCCGCGACGCCGGCCGCGGCGTCCAGCTCCCCGCTGGCGGGCATCCCCTTCCTGCGCTACCTGTCCCTGGGCCGCGCGCGCCTGCGCGGGGTCACCGGGCGGAATCGGCTGGGCGCGGGCTGGAAGTGGGGCGTGGTGCTGGGCGTGATCGCGCTGGCGGCGGGGCTGAGCCGGCTGCTGGAGAAGGCGCCGCCGCCCATGCAGGCGCCGCCCCAGGTGGCCTTCGACTACGCGCCCCCCGCGGACGTGGAGGCGGGCTTCACGCTGCAGATCCTGGCCAGCCGCGACAGCTCCCAGACCGCGGCCTACGTGCAGCGCCTGCACGGCGACGGCCGCTACGCCTACGCGCTGGCGCCGCGCAGCAACTCGTCCTACTATCGCGTGCGGCTGGGCTGGTTCCTGGACCGCGCCGCCGCGGATTCCGTGGCCAGCCTGCTGCGCCAGCGCGGCGTGATCGACGAGTGGTACGTGGCCAACTTCGACCGCGAGGGCCGTCTGTTCGAGACCCTGCTGGCTCCGCCGGACAGCACGGCGGACTCCACCCGCACGGAGCACTGACCATGCCAGGACTCCTCCACTCCCCAAGCCGAACCACCGTGTCACACGGCCTGCATGCCGGCGGGCGTTTCGCTTTGCTGCTGGTGGCGGGGTTGTTCTGCTGGCCCGGGCAGCCGCTGGCCGCCCCGTCGGCGGGAGACGTGGAGACGCTGATCCGCCGTCTGGCCGCTCCGGAGCTGGACGGTCGCCGGGCAGGCACTCCTGGCGGCGAACGCGCCGTGGCGCTGCTGGAGCGCGAACTGGCCGCGCTGGGACTGGCGCCGCTGGAGGGCTTCAGCGGCCTGCGGCAGGAGTTCGAGTTCCACCCGCGCTCGACGGTGACCGGGGAGACGCTGCGGCTGGCCGGCGCCGCCCAGCCGCTGGACCCGGCGGACTGGCAGGCCCTGGCCGCCTCCGGCGCCGGACGGCTGACGGCCCCGGCCGTATTCTGCGGCTACGGGCTGCGGGACGCCGCGGCGGGCTGGCTGGAGTACGAACCCGCCGACGTGGCGGGCCGGGTGGTCCTGTTGCTGCGGCAGGTGCCCGAGGGCCTGGCCGCCGGATCCTCCCCGCAGGCCCAGACCCTGGCGCGGCGCGTGGCGGCGGTGCGGGAGTGCGGCGCGCGGGCCGTGCTGGTCGTGGACAGTCCCTTTGACCTCCAGGCCGCGCGACTGCGGGGCGAGGGTCCGGATCCCGCCCTGGGCGATCTGGGACTGCCCGTGGCGGGCCTCTCCGCCGCTTGGGCGGACAGCCTGCTGCAGCGGGCGGGCAGCGGACTCAAGACCCAACTCTCGCGCCTCAGCCGCGCCAAACGGGCCCAGCCGGCGCTGCCCCTGGTGGGCGAACTGGAATTGTCCATCCGCGTGGAGCGCGAGACGGCCCGCAGCTGGAATCTGGGCGCGGCCCTGCCCGGCACGGGCGCAGCCGCCCGGCGCTGGGTGCTGGTGGGCGCGCACCACGACCACCTGGGACGGGGCGCGGACGGCCGTGGACCGCTGCATCCCGGCGCGGACGACAACGCCAGCGGCACGGCCCTGCTGCTGCAGTTGGCGCGCGATCTGCGGGATTCGCCGGTCGAACCGGCGGGCGGACGCCGCTCCCTGGCCCTGGTCTGGTTCGGGGGCGAAGAGTTGGGCCGGCTGGGCTCACGGCGCCTGGCGGAGGAATCGCCGGCCTGGCTGGACTCGCTGGACCTGATGATCAACCTGGACATGCTGGGCCGGCTGGAGGAGCAGACCCTGCTTCTGCTGGGCGGGGCCGAACACCCCGAACTGCAGCCGGGCCTGGGGGCGGCCGCGGCGGCGGCGGGCCTGCTGGTGCGGGCCACGGGGGAATCCCCCGGCGGCGACCACGAGAGTTTCCGCGCGCTGGGCCTGCCGGCCGTGATGCTGTTCACCGGCGCCCACGAGGACTACCACAAGCCGACGGACACGGCGGAGCGCATCCACGTCGCGGGACTGGAGCCCATCCGGCGCACGCTGGCGGGCTGGCTGCCCGCGGTGCTGGATTCCGGCCTGCGCATCGCGGCGGGCCAGCCGGCGGCGGCCGTGCCCGAAGGCGGCAGTCCCGTGCGCGTGGCCATCGGGATCGTGCCCGGCTACGAGAGCCGGGAGGGCGGCATGCCCGTGCAGGACGTCAAGCCCGGCTCCGCGGCGGAGCGGGCGGGCTTGCGGGCGGGGGACGTGCTGCTCGCGCTGGGCCGCTTCCCCGTGGCAAACATCCACGACTATACCTTCGCGCTGCGCCACTACGAGGCCGGCGAGGAGCTGCCCGTGGCCTATCTGCGGGACGGACAGCGCCGCCAAACCACGGTGCGGCTGGAGGAGCGGATCCGGCCCTGAGCCGGTCCGCCGACGCCACAGAGGAGAGTTCCCATGCCCCAGATCCAGGTGGGCAGTTGCTGGCTGGACATCCGCACCCTGGCGGCCGTGGCCGCGGGCGGCGGCAGTTTCACCCTGACCCCGGAGGCCCTGGCGGCCGTGAACGCCTCGCGGGCCTTCGTGGACCAGGCCGTGGAGCGCGGCGAAGTCATTTATGGCATCACGACGGGCTTCGGCGCCCTGCAGCGCGTGCAGATCGCCCGGGAGGACCTGGGCCGCCTCCAGCACAACCTGCTGGTCAGCCACGCTGTCTCCACCGGCGCGCCGCTGCCCGCCGACGTGGTGCGCGCCATGCTGCTGCTGCGCGCCCACAGCCTGGCCCAGGGCTACAGCGGCGTGCGAGCCGTGCTGATCGAGCGCCTATTGGAACTGCTGCGCCGCGATCTGGTGCCGCACATTCCGGCGCTGGGCTCCGTCGGCGCCTCCGGCGACCTCTCGCCCCTTTCGCACATGGCGCTGCCGATCATCGGCGAAGGCAAATTGATGTATCACGGCACTTGGAAGCCCGCCGGCTGGGTGCTGGGGATCGAAGGCCTGCAGCCGCTGGTGCTGGAAGCCAAGGAGGGTCTGGCCCTCAACAACGGCACCCAGTTCATGACCGCCAGCGCGGCCCTGCTGCTGCACCGGGCCGAGCGTCTGGCCCGCAGCGCGGACATCGTGCTGGCCCTGACACTGGAGGCCCTGCAGGGCAAGTCCGCGGCCTTCGACGCCCGCGTGCACGCCCTGCGCCGCCACCCCGGCCAGGACGCGGTGGCGGACAACGTGCGACTGCTCACCCAGGGCTCCACGCGCGTGGACGCCGTGGACCCGGAGCACCCGCGCGTGCAGGACTCCTACTCCGTGCGCTGCGCGCCCCAGGTCCAGGGCGCCTCCCGCGACACCTTCGCCCAGCTGCGCTCCGCCGTGGAGCGCGAGATGAACTCGGTGACCGACAATCCGCTGGTCTTCGCCGAGGACGGCGAGGTGCTGAGCGGCGGCAACTTCCACGGGGAGCCGATGGCCTTCTGCCTGGACTTCCTCAAGGTGGCCCTCTCCGAACTGGCCTCGATCTCCGAGCGGCGCACGGCCAAGCTGCTGGACTCCAGCCAGAGCCACGGCCTGCCCGCCTTCCTGGTCACCCGCAGCGGCCTGAACAGCGGCATGATGATCTGCCAGTACACGGCCGCGGCCCTGGTCTCCAAGAACAAGACCCTGGCGCACCCGGACTCGACGGACTCCATCCCCACCAGCGCCAACCAGGAGGACCACGTGAGCATGGGCGCCAACGCGGCCCTGCACGCGCTGGAAATCGCCGACCACGTGGGGACCGTGCTGGCCATCGAGCTGCTGGCCGCGCACTACGGCAACCGCTTCCGCGGCGGATCCCCCGGACGCGGGAGCGCCGCGGCCCTGCTGGCGGTGGGCACCTGCCTGGCCA contains:
- a CDS encoding SPOR domain-containing protein → MRGRIDHLLELARLAGKVLLSYSVAAWLLYLLVGMLLPSLLVRGSPLTLIGGLVLALPAPLLLFKRSRTRHPNRLAQAWEALDRRDPAGLAAFHELLQQQTGLTRTARTGWEERLLDAWRAAPAPLDDGAAASLRDLLFIQERLGPEARELLLRLSGTAVAPLDLLRLWNRAEAGGLAPDPRALAEACRAFGPGALPRGLRSVKALLFRLVRDNHPEGRALLVALLEAGRLRGRDLPPDLKPVFAHLAATPAAASSSPLAGIPFLRYLSLGRARLRGVTGRNRLGAGWKWGVVLGVIALAAGLSRLLEKAPPPMQAPPQVAFDYAPPADVEAGFTLQILASRDSSQTAAYVQRLHGDGRYAYALAPRSNSSYYRVRLGWFLDRAAADSVASLLRQRGVIDEWYVANFDREGRLFETLLAPPDSTADSTRTEH
- the hutH gene encoding histidine ammonia-lyase, with the protein product MPQIQVGSCWLDIRTLAAVAAGGGSFTLTPEALAAVNASRAFVDQAVERGEVIYGITTGFGALQRVQIAREDLGRLQHNLLVSHAVSTGAPLPADVVRAMLLLRAHSLAQGYSGVRAVLIERLLELLRRDLVPHIPALGSVGASGDLSPLSHMALPIIGEGKLMYHGTWKPAGWVLGIEGLQPLVLEAKEGLALNNGTQFMTASAALLLHRAERLARSADIVLALTLEALQGKSAAFDARVHALRRHPGQDAVADNVRLLTQGSTRVDAVDPEHPRVQDSYSVRCAPQVQGASRDTFAQLRSAVEREMNSVTDNPLVFAEDGEVLSGGNFHGEPMAFCLDFLKVALSELASISERRTAKLLDSSQSHGLPAFLVTRSGLNSGMMICQYTAAALVSKNKTLAHPDSTDSIPTSANQEDHVSMGANAALHALEIADHVGTVLAIELLAAHYGNRFRGGSPGRGSAAALLAVGTCLASEAASEDEVVDHDFRREYHALKQLIESGSLLRSVEDEVGPLR
- a CDS encoding M28 family peptidase produces the protein MSHGLHAGGRFALLLVAGLFCWPGQPLAAPSAGDVETLIRRLAAPELDGRRAGTPGGERAVALLERELAALGLAPLEGFSGLRQEFEFHPRSTVTGETLRLAGAAQPLDPADWQALAASGAGRLTAPAVFCGYGLRDAAAGWLEYEPADVAGRVVLLLRQVPEGLAAGSSPQAQTLARRVAAVRECGARAVLVVDSPFDLQAARLRGEGPDPALGDLGLPVAGLSAAWADSLLQRAGSGLKTQLSRLSRAKRAQPALPLVGELELSIRVERETARSWNLGAALPGTGAAARRWVLVGAHHDHLGRGADGRGPLHPGADDNASGTALLLQLARDLRDSPVEPAGGRRSLALVWFGGEELGRLGSRRLAEESPAWLDSLDLMINLDMLGRLEEQTLLLLGGAEHPELQPGLGAAAAAAGLLVRATGESPGGDHESFRALGLPAVMLFTGAHEDYHKPTDTAERIHVAGLEPIRRTLAGWLPAVLDSGLRIAAGQPAAAVPEGGSPVRVAIGIVPGYESREGGMPVQDVKPGSAAERAGLRAGDVLLALGRFPVANIHDYTFALRHYEAGEELPVAYLRDGQRRQTTVRLEERIRP